In a single window of the Acetivibrio cellulolyticus CD2 genome:
- a CDS encoding tRNA (mnm(5)s(2)U34)-methyltransferase, producing the protein MPKIGNSLTQSHKYIEHFVEEGDTVIDATAGNGSDTVFLAKLVGESGHVYSFDVQQIALDRTAEKLDSLDLRDRVDLINDGHENLDNYVKSKVKAVMFNLGYLPRGDHNIGTRAKTTITAIQKSMELLVVGGIISIVVYHGGDSGFDEKIQVIEYLGKLEPKKYVVMKTEFINQENCPPILVCIEKISE; encoded by the coding sequence ATGCCGAAAATAGGGAATTCTTTAACACAATCACATAAGTATATTGAGCATTTTGTTGAGGAAGGAGATACAGTAATTGACGCTACAGCAGGCAACGGCAGTGATACAGTGTTTCTTGCAAAGCTTGTTGGAGAAAGCGGGCATGTATATTCTTTTGATGTACAGCAAATTGCACTTGATAGAACAGCTGAAAAGCTGGATAGTTTGGACTTGAGAGATAGGGTAGACCTCATAAATGATGGGCATGAAAACCTTGATAATTACGTAAAAAGCAAGGTAAAAGCAGTGATGTTCAATCTTGGCTATTTGCCTCGCGGAGACCATAATATCGGAACCAGGGCCAAAACTACGATCACAGCAATTCAAAAGAGTATGGAACTGCTTGTAGTCGGCGGCATAATCAGTATTGTGGTGTACCACGGTGGTGACAGTGGATTTGATGAGAAAATTCAAGTTATAGAGTATCTGGGAAAATTAGAGCCGAAGAAGTATGTAGTAATGAAGACGGAGTTTATAAATCAGGAAAACTGCCCACCTATATTGGTGTGTATTGAGAAGATTTCTGAATAG
- a CDS encoding PilZ domain-containing protein codes for MAKHSTDPKSNTIFCRVSINDDQKWIHGIITYVNLDKRVAEIFLPARYFKEYLVEGSKITIKSMDQNNEILFCGSVLSKVISIRKQAITIQIDKVLNFANNRKYERFNVNYECLLVTQTGDQFAGKLMDISLNGCMIFSNEPIEENSVVTIKSFISSEVELNFQANVVRRKDLKNHAYSYGLQMSNIDNSNNITLNELIAYLINQKKHIEHEWKIFNRLKYTVYTITALLIFFIVFYVFASTVG; via the coding sequence TTGGCTAAACACTCAACTGATCCTAAAAGCAATACCATATTTTGCAGAGTCTCAATTAATGACGATCAAAAATGGATTCACGGAATAATTACTTATGTAAATCTCGATAAGAGGGTGGCTGAGATTTTTTTGCCTGCAAGATACTTTAAGGAATACCTCGTTGAAGGTAGTAAGATTACCATAAAATCCATGGATCAGAATAATGAGATCCTTTTTTGCGGAAGTGTTTTAAGCAAAGTAATATCTATAAGAAAGCAAGCTATTACCATCCAAATAGACAAAGTACTAAACTTTGCAAACAATAGAAAATATGAACGTTTTAATGTTAATTATGAATGTCTGCTTGTTACACAAACCGGTGATCAATTTGCAGGAAAGCTAATGGACATAAGCCTCAACGGATGTATGATATTTTCAAATGAGCCTATAGAAGAAAACTCAGTTGTAACGATAAAGTCATTTATTTCATCGGAAGTGGAACTGAATTTTCAAGCAAATGTAGTAAGGAGAAAAGACCTAAAAAACCACGCATACTCCTATGGACTTCAAATGTCCAACATAGATAATTCCAACAATATTACGCTAAATGAACTTATAGCATATCTGATAAATCAAAAAAAACATATCGAGCACGAATGGAAAATCTTTAACAGACTTAAATACACGGTATATACAATTACAGCTTTACTTATCTTTTTTATTGTATTTTATGTTTTTGCTTCGACAGTAGGTTAA
- a CDS encoding acyl-CoA carboxylase subunit beta, with the protein MERVDKLSLLHAKKAEVEQGGGADKIAKQHEAGKMTARERINELFDENSFVEVDAFVETRSIDFDMQKKKIPGDGVVTGYGSVNGRLVFVSSQDFTVIGGSLGEMHAKKITKVMDMAMKMGAPFISINDSGGARIEEGIDSLCGFGEIFYRNTLASGVIPQISVIMGPCAGGAVYSPAITDFIFMVEKTSQMFITGPQVIKTVTGEDVSFEKLGGAGTHNAVSGVAHFQSASEKDCIEDIKRLIGFLPENNLTDVPVYASQDELNRICDSLNEIIPEGSNKPYDMMDVITTIVDNGEFLEIQKHFAQNIIIGFGRMNGGTIGIVANQPKYAAGVLDVNASDKAARFIRFCDAFNIPLVSFTDVPGYLPGVGQEHNGVIRHGAKLLYAFSEATVPKINVIVRKAYGGAYIAMNSKHLGADQVFAWPTAEIAVMGPDGAANIIFRKEISKAEDPVQTRNDLIQEYRDKFSNPYVAAARGYVDDVIEPASTRIRIISALEMLASKRENRPAKKHGNIPL; encoded by the coding sequence ATGGAGAGAGTTGACAAATTAAGTCTTCTCCACGCAAAAAAAGCTGAAGTTGAGCAAGGTGGAGGAGCCGACAAGATCGCAAAGCAGCATGAAGCTGGTAAAATGACTGCAAGGGAAAGAATCAACGAGTTATTTGATGAAAATAGCTTTGTAGAAGTTGATGCTTTTGTCGAGACAAGAAGTATAGACTTTGATATGCAAAAGAAAAAGATACCGGGTGATGGTGTCGTGACTGGATACGGATCAGTTAACGGACGTCTGGTATTTGTTTCATCACAAGACTTCACTGTAATAGGTGGTTCTCTGGGTGAAATGCATGCAAAGAAGATCACAAAAGTAATGGACATGGCTATGAAGATGGGTGCACCGTTTATTAGCATCAATGACTCAGGCGGAGCAAGAATTGAAGAGGGTATTGACTCTCTTTGCGGATTCGGGGAAATTTTCTACAGAAATACCCTGGCATCAGGTGTAATTCCTCAAATTTCAGTAATAATGGGCCCATGTGCCGGAGGCGCTGTTTATTCTCCAGCTATTACTGATTTTATTTTTATGGTTGAAAAAACAAGCCAGATGTTTATTACTGGTCCTCAGGTTATTAAGACTGTAACAGGGGAAGACGTTTCCTTTGAAAAACTCGGTGGAGCAGGAACTCATAACGCTGTCAGTGGTGTTGCTCATTTCCAGAGTGCAAGCGAGAAGGATTGTATTGAAGATATCAAGAGACTTATAGGATTCCTTCCTGAAAATAACCTTACAGATGTTCCTGTATATGCAAGTCAGGATGAACTCAACAGAATATGCGACAGCTTGAATGAAATTATTCCTGAAGGTTCAAACAAGCCATATGACATGATGGACGTTATTACTACTATTGTAGATAATGGCGAATTCCTTGAAATTCAAAAGCATTTTGCACAGAATATAATTATCGGCTTTGGAAGAATGAACGGAGGCACTATTGGAATAGTTGCCAACCAGCCTAAATACGCTGCCGGAGTTTTGGATGTTAACGCATCTGACAAAGCTGCAAGATTTATACGTTTTTGCGATGCCTTCAACATTCCATTGGTTTCCTTTACTGATGTACCGGGTTATCTGCCTGGAGTAGGTCAGGAACACAACGGTGTTATAAGGCATGGTGCAAAGCTTCTTTATGCTTTCTCTGAAGCAACAGTGCCAAAAATTAATGTAATAGTAAGAAAAGCTTATGGTGGTGCTTATATTGCCATGAATAGCAAACACCTAGGTGCAGATCAGGTATTTGCATGGCCTACAGCAGAAATCGCTGTTATGGGACCGGATGGTGCTGCAAATATCATCTTCAGAAAAGAAATTTCCAAGGCTGAGGATCCTGTTCAGACAAGAAATGATTTAATTCAAGAGTACAGGGACAAATTCTCAAATCCTTATGTAGCAGCAGCAAGAGGTTATGTTGATGATGTTATCGAGCCTGCTTCAACAAGGATCAGAATAATAAGTGCTCTCGAAATGCTTGCAAGCAAAAGGGAAAACAGACCTGCCAAAAAGCATGGAAATATTCCTTTATAA
- a CDS encoding biotin/lipoyl-containing protein, protein MKKFLIKVNGNQYEVEVEEVRDGSVAAEPAAYSAPAPKAAPAPAAPAAAPSPAPKKDNAVPAGAATITAPMPGTILGVKVNSGDAVKKGQVLLILEAMKMENEIVAPNDGTVASVNVSKGSSVNAGDVLLSLK, encoded by the coding sequence ATGAAAAAGTTTTTAATAAAGGTTAACGGAAATCAATATGAAGTTGAAGTTGAAGAAGTAAGAGATGGAAGTGTAGCTGCCGAACCTGCTGCATACAGTGCTCCGGCACCTAAAGCGGCTCCAGCACCTGCAGCTCCTGCAGCAGCGCCTTCTCCAGCACCTAAAAAGGATAATGCAGTTCCAGCAGGTGCAGCTACAATTACAGCTCCAATGCCTGGTACAATTCTTGGTGTGAAAGTAAATAGCGGGGATGCTGTTAAGAAGGGACAGGTATTGTTGATTCTTGAAGCTATGAAGATGGAAAATGAAATAGTAGCTCCAAACGACGGAACAGTAGCTTCTGTTAATGTATCAAAGGGTTCTTCCGTAAATGCTGGAGATGTTTTATTGTCACTAAAATAA
- a CDS encoding oxaloacetate decarboxylase subunit alpha: protein MAKVKITETVLRDAHQSLIATRMKIDDMIPILEKLDDIGYNSLEAWGGATFDSCLRFLNEDPWERLRTIKKHCKKTKLQMLLRGQNLLGYKHYADDVVEYFVQKAVANGMDIIRIFDALNDPRNIETAIKACKKEGGHAQATVCYTISPVHSLDLFVKDAKQLVEMGADSICIKDMAGLLVPYTAYDLVKAMKENVKVPIQLHTHYTSGVASMTYIKAIEAGCDIVDCAISPMAMGTSQPPTEPLVATLKDTPYDTGLDLEKLSEIADYFRPLKESYIASGLLDVKVMGVDVNTLIYQVPGGMLSNLVSQLKQSNAVDKYEEVLKEVPRVRQDFGYPPLVTPTSQIVGTQAVLNVVTGERYKMVPKESKALVKGEYGKTPAPVNPEIQKQILKDEKPITARPADFIEPELQSIKDQMKEYLEQDEDILSYALFPQVAEKFFQYRKAQKYKIEPEMVDYENRVHPV, encoded by the coding sequence GTGGCTAAAGTTAAAATTACCGAAACCGTTCTTAGGGACGCGCATCAATCACTAATAGCGACAAGAATGAAAATTGATGATATGATCCCTATTTTAGAGAAGTTGGATGATATAGGATACAATTCGTTGGAAGCATGGGGCGGAGCTACGTTTGACTCCTGCTTGAGGTTCTTGAATGAAGATCCATGGGAAAGACTCAGAACAATTAAAAAGCATTGTAAAAAAACAAAACTGCAGATGCTTCTAAGAGGGCAAAACCTTTTAGGCTACAAGCACTATGCGGATGATGTTGTTGAATACTTTGTCCAAAAAGCTGTTGCAAACGGAATGGACATAATCAGAATATTTGATGCCTTAAATGACCCAAGAAATATCGAGACAGCTATAAAGGCATGTAAAAAGGAAGGCGGCCACGCTCAGGCTACAGTATGTTATACAATCAGCCCTGTTCACAGCCTTGACCTTTTTGTCAAGGATGCAAAGCAGTTGGTTGAAATGGGAGCGGACTCAATCTGTATAAAGGACATGGCAGGTTTGTTGGTGCCATATACAGCTTATGATCTTGTTAAAGCTATGAAAGAGAACGTTAAGGTTCCTATTCAGCTTCATACACACTACACAAGCGGTGTTGCTTCAATGACTTATATCAAGGCGATTGAAGCAGGTTGTGATATAGTTGACTGTGCTATTTCACCAATGGCAATGGGTACTTCACAACCACCAACTGAGCCACTTGTTGCAACATTAAAGGATACACCTTACGACACTGGTTTGGACCTTGAAAAGTTGAGTGAAATCGCAGACTACTTCAGACCTTTAAAAGAAAGCTACATTGCAAGTGGCCTTTTAGATGTAAAGGTTATGGGAGTAGATGTAAATACACTTATTTATCAGGTTCCTGGCGGTATGCTTTCAAACCTTGTTTCACAGCTCAAGCAGTCCAACGCTGTTGATAAATATGAGGAAGTGCTCAAGGAAGTGCCAAGAGTTAGGCAAGACTTCGGATATCCTCCATTGGTAACTCCTACAAGCCAGATAGTTGGAACTCAGGCTGTATTGAATGTAGTAACAGGCGAAAGATACAAGATGGTGCCAAAAGAGTCAAAAGCTCTTGTAAAAGGTGAATACGGTAAGACTCCAGCACCTGTTAATCCGGAGATTCAGAAGCAGATTCTTAAAGATGAAAAGCCAATTACAGCAAGACCTGCTGACTTTATTGAGCCGGAATTACAGTCCATTAAGGATCAGATGAAAGAATACTTAGAGCAGGATGAAGATATATTGTCCTATGCACTATTCCCACAGGTTGCGGAGAAATTCTTCCAATACCGTAAGGCGCAAAAGTACAAGATTGAGCCTGAAATGGTGGATTATGAAAACAGGGTACATCCTGTATAA